The window TCATAAGCAAGAACAGCATCTCTAAGTGCCTGTGCTAATTGGTCGTTGGTTAAAATCACCCTTTCATGAACAGAGCCTATGTATTGACTAACACCTTTCACCCACTTATTATCGTTACTGGGTTGAAAATCACTTGCCCGAAAGTACTTATCATTATCTTCATAGTCAATGGAATATGTGGTTAGTTCCCTATCTTGTCTGCTTAAATATTGTGCTGCAATGGATGAAATACCACTAGAGTCTAGTCCACCAGATAAAAAAGTACATATGGGCACATCGGATACCAATTGCTTAGTAATAGCATCCTCCACCAGATGGGACATGTGATGAATCGTTGTTGCCTCATCTTCTGTATGTTCTATGGTCTTGGGTTTCCAGTATATATGCCGTTGTGTCTTATCTGATGTATGGAGCATGTACTCACCTGGTTTTAATTCATAAATACCTTTAAAAACACCGCTACCAGGTATTCGGCTGGGGCCTAAACTGAAAAGTTCCAATAGACCCCTTTCATCAAGCACTGGTTCCAAATCTGGAAATGTTAATAAGGCTTTCATTTCAGAAGCAAAAATAAATGACCCTTTTACTTCTGCATAAAATAATGGTTTTACACCTAAACGATCCCTAGCTAAAAACAAGCTTTTTGTTTTATCTTCCCATACACCAAATGCAAATATACCATTTAGATATGTGGTGCAATCCTCTCCCCATTCCATATAAGCTACCAAGACAACTTCTGTGTCACAATGAGATGTAAAGGTATAACCTTTTTCCTTAAGCAAATCTCTCACATGATCCGTGTTATAGATTTCACCATTATAGACAATGGTATATGTATACGGACCAACTTTTTTGGTCATAGGTTGTTTGCCACCTTCTGGATCAATAACAACCAATCTGCGATGCCCTAATAGTGCATGATCAGTAACATAGTAGCCATATTCATCGGGTCCACGATGTACTAAGGTCTCTGTCATTTTATAAATAACATCTCTACAAGGTTTAAGATTCTGATTGTAGTGAACCCATCCAGTAATCCCGCACATTGTAATCATCTCCTTCTATTTAACAGTCAAGTGCCTAATATAAAAGGGCACAAGCTTTCTTATCCTATGTATATGCCAAATCTTACGTTTTATGAGTTGGGGACCTCACAACCCCCTTTCGATCACTCCTTAAAAAAGCTTGAATCGGTAGTTAAGATATGGTAGGATATTTAGTAATGAAGTTTTTAACTTTAAACAAATAACGTATGTATTGTGCATAATTTTTTGTGGTAAGAATGTCATCATTATTCTAAATAAATTCATGTATTGTAGGAGGAACATTATGAGCGTATATGACGTGTTAATGGAAAGAGGGTTCATCGAACAGACAACCCATGAATCAGAAATAAAAGAATTACTTGAAAATGAAAAAGCCACATTTTATATAGGTTTTGACCCTACAGCTGATAGTTTAACAGTAGGTCACTTCTTGCCTGTTATGGCAATGGCTCATATGCAAAGAGCTGGTCATCGCCCTATTGTGCTTATTGGCGGTGGTACAACCATGGTTGGTGACCCAACGGGTAAAACAGATATGCGTAAGATGATGACCGTTGACCAAATTGGTGAAAATGCTAATATTTTCAAAGGTCAATTGTCTAAGTTCATTGATTTTACTGATGACAAAGCGATTATGGTTAATAATGCCGACTGGTTATTAGACCTTAACTATGTAGAATTCCTTCGAGAGGTGGGTGTACATTTTTCCGTTAACCGTATGTTAACAGCTGATTGTTATAAGTCAAGAATGGAAAAAGGCCTTACCTTTTTAGAGTTTAATTACATGCTTATGCAATCCTATGACTTCTTAGCCCTTAATCGTGAATACAACTGTACCATTCAAATGGGTGGTAATGATCAGTGGTCGAATATCTTGGGCGGTGTTGAACTTATTCGTCGTACGGAACAAAAGCCTGCATTTGGTATGACCTTCAAGCTTCTTACTACAAGTGAAGGTAAAAAAATGGGTAAAACTGAAAAAGGTGCTGTTTGGCTTGATCCTAAGAAAACCACACCTTATGAGTTCTATCAATATTGGAGAAATGTAGAAGATGCCAAAGTAGAAGAATGTCTGGGACTTCTTACATTCTTACCAATGGATGAAGTAAGACGTCTAGGTGCTCTTCAGGATGCTGAAATAAACAAAGCTAAGGAAGTTCTTGCTTTTGAAATTACAAAGATTGTACATGGCGAAGCACTTGCTAAAGAAGCTATGGAAGCGGCAAAAGCTCTCTTTACTGGTGGTGCAAAAGGTGGCTCTATTCCAACAACCCTTGTGACAAAAGATGAGTTTGCTGGCGAAGGTATGGACATTATATCTGCTCTTCAAAAAGCGAAACTTGTGCCTACCCGTTCAGAAGGTCGTCGTATGGTTCAACAAGGAGGCGTTCGCATTAACGATGTTAAAGTTGAAGGCATTGACCGGATGGTAACTGACGCCGATTTCACAGAAGACGGGACAATCTTATTAAAAAAAGGTAAAAAAGGTTATCACCAATTTCAGTTGGAACAATAATCGTACATGAGAAGGGCTATCTAATCAAGCAGATCGGTTCATGAGTGAAGTAAACGCATTGAGTAAAGGCTAATCGTTTACGGTTCACCTATGCAAACATAATCTGTTGATTGGGTAGCTTTTTATGTATTTAACACTCTTCTATTTACCCTATTGTGTATCAACGGATAATTATGTATAATGACCAGACATATCTTGGTTACTTAAGTGAGTGCAGTTGCTTTAGACTAGCATTTAATCATCATTAGCAAGAAAGGAGTCATGAAATTGTATAAAAAAATATATCTAGAAAAATTTACGAGTGAAGACTTTGATCAATATTATCAATTAGTAAGTAACGAACAAGTAATGGCAAAGATTACGGAGCGCTCAATACCTTTAGATGAAGCAAAAGAAAAATTCAAATTACTTTTACTGAATAACGCATTACACCCTCTATTCGGTCATCTAAAAATAACTGAAATGGATACAAATGAATTCATTGGTTTAGCTAAACTAAAAGTGAAAGAAATGGGTTCTATAGAAGCAGAACTTGGTTATATGTTATTACCTGAGTATTGGGGAAAGGGTATTTGTACCCAAGTTGCCAGCATGTTAGTTGAAAAAGCAAAATCCATAAAACAACTTGATAAACTTGTGGCCATTATAGACCCTGCTAATATCCCTTCCCGAAAGATTCTCATTAAGAATGGTTTTAAGTCAGATAAACTATGTGAAATAGATGGTTTGCCAGGTGAAATACTAAGCATGAAGGTATAAATTGATTTTCAATCTATACCTTCATGCTTAGCATCTACTCTCCTCTATGATTTTGAAGATCTATACGTTAACTAAACGTCTCGTTTAATAAATGCCATGGTTGGCTGGTTACACGTTGGGCATTTCCAGAACTCTGGTAAATCTTCAAATTTTGTGTTTGGTGCTATATCTTGTGTCCAATCACCTTTTTGTGGCCGATAGATATAGCCACATACAGTGCATTTATAACTGGTCATTTTATCACCTTCCTAAGATGTTGTCATTTAACTTTTCCACACACTTCTTCATCTTCACATAATTGAATGGTTAAAGCACCCACTGACATGTATATCTCCATGAAACATATGGCAAGCGATATGGCCAGTAATACGAGGGATGCACCAAAAAAGTAGGAGGCTACTGTTGGCAAAGAAATAAAAATCAACAGCATGCTGATGATATTCGTAAAAAAACCACTGATAGCAAAAGCTTGCATATTTCTAATATACATAAGACGTTTGCGCAAATTTTTTATTTGATTTTTTAATTTTTGACTTGGATAGTCCGTATGTTCTTTATGCAGTGCCCTAGCTCGATCTGCCAATCCTAAAAATCGGCTTGTATAGGCAATCATCAATAACGAAAGCGCTGGAAATAAGAGTGCTGGAATACTTAATGTTAATTCTTTCAAAAAACCACCTCCTAGTGGTATTATGCCTTATGGTTTAAAGGTTGTCAAGTGATAATCATTATTATCAAATAATATAATGTTAGCTTAGCTTCCTTATGCATGACAAATTACATGAGTTACATCTGCGTTTTAATGAATGGTTATTTGATTAAAATTGTTCTTTATAATTCCATGGGCATGTTTTATAATATAGTGGTTGACTATATTAGGTTGTATAGTAATTAAATACAAACTTTATAGCCTTATAATGTACGATTGCTTAAGATGCGTAATAAACAAAAGACAGGAGCGTGTATCTATGAATATTCTACTACTATGTATAGCTGGTTTTGTTGCGGCATTCGTTGATTCTATAGCCGGTGGTGGTGGTTTAATTAGTGTACCTGCTTATCAATTAGCAGGGTTACCCCCACTTTTTGTTCTTGGAACAAATAAATTCTCAGCATCTTGTGCATCTTTCACCAGTTCATTAAAATACATACGCAGTGGTAAAGGTGATAAAAAGCTTCTAAAGTTTGCAGTACCTTTTACCTTAGTTGGAGCCAGTATTGGTGTATTCACAGTATCAGGTATCGATGAGCGTATTCTTAGCGGTATTATTGTTATGATGGTGCTGATTATTGGTGTCTATTCATTATTTTCACGTCGTATTGGTATAAAGGAGAATATAAAACCCTTTACAGCCAAACGTATTGTCATGATCATTTTACTGGCAATTTCTTTGGGTTTTTATGATGGTTTTTTTGGACCAGGTACAGGGTCCTTTTTAATATTTGGTCTGATTCATATTATTGGTTATGAATTTACCAAGGCTTCTGCCAATGCCCGGGTTATGAATTTTGTTAGCAATCTGACTTCCCTATTTTTATTTGCTCTTCATGGCAACATCAAATACCGCTATGGTATTCCTGTTGCAATCTGCAGCATCATTGGTGCTCGTTTAGGTACATCCCTTGCCTTAAAGAACGGTGCAAAGATCATAAAACCAATTTTTGTATCCATGTCCTTACTCATATCCCTAAAACTATTATTGATCGACGTCTTACATATCTTCTAAATAGACATTAAAAGAATGAATGTACCATTGAAGAATCTATGTAACCATTCCAAAACACGCATAAGAAAATAAAGGGGCTGCTAACCCCTTTATTTTCTTATAGTAAAGTTCTGATTAGTGCCAAGGTAACCTTGCCTTTATCCAATATATTTTTCTAAAGTACGTCGTACTGCACCACTTCCAGCGATCATTTCATTAAACATGCCTTCAATTTTTTCACCTAGTTGTATAGCATATAAATTGATGCCAAAGATTTTTTCATTGGATAGAATGCTGCGTATATCTGTTGATGTATCTCCAAGTTTTATCCCTTTCAATGCGTCTTGTAACGTATCACCTAATGGATCAGGACTAATATCGAATGGCTCTCCCTTATCATCAATGCCTAATAGATAGCGACACCATGTAGCAATAGCTAGAGGAATAGCAACCAAATCCGATGGATCAAGGTCGTTTCCATTGACATAAGCCTTTATGGTCTCACCAAAGCGAATACCTACTTTTTGAGAGGTATCTGTGGCAATCCGTTGAGGCGTATCAGGAATATAAGGGTTGGCAAATCGTTCATTCACAACTTCATCTAAAAAGGCTTTAGGATTGACAATGCCTGGGTCAACAACAACTTTTAAACCTTCCTCATAACCAATGGTCTGAACAAACTTTTTTAAGGTATCATCTTGCATTTCATCAGCTATTAATGTATAACCAAGCAGGCAACCTGATACAGCTAAAGCTGTATGGAGAGGATTAAGACACGTTGTTACTTTCATGGTCTCCACTTTATTAACGGTTTCTCTATCGGTAAATATAACACCTGCTTCTTCTAGCATGGGCCTGCCATTGGTAAACTTATCTTCAATGACAAGGTATTCACTTGTTTCAGCATTGACAAATGGTGCCATATAAGCATTTTTTGATGTAATGATAACATCCATATCTGTAATACCTTGATTGTTTAATGCTTCTTTTACTTTTTCAGAAGGTCGAGGTGTGATTTTGTCAATCATGGATAATGGGAACGTGATTTTATGTTCATCTTCCAAATATTGAATAAATGCTTCTTCAACAAATCCTTTCCCTAACCACTCTTTGGCAATGGTTACGACTGCAAGCTTTAATTTATCCCCATTATGAGAACAGTTATCCATACTCACAAAGGTCATAGGAAATTGTCCTTTTAAATACCGACCATAAGCTAAAGAGGTTATAATACTCATGGTGTGTATAGGATTCTCTGGCCCGTTTTCAATATCCTGTTTAATAATATTGAGATAATCACCAGAAGCGTCCGTTAAGCCGTATCCTTTTTCCGTTATTGTAAAACTTGCCATTTGTAAACTAGGATTCTCAAATATATTTTTTAATCGTTGGACATCTTCTAAGCGATTCTTATCCGTTGTTAGTCCTTCAACAATACTGCCGATGACTTTTTTATCAAAATGACCATTAGCATGCATCAAGACTAACAAGGTTAAATTGTCATAGGGTCCATAGACTTTATCCATCACTTCAAAATCAAAGGATTCTACAGCGATTATGCCTGTATCCGCTTTTTGATTGTCCAATAATTGTTGGTGAGCATTGGCAATAAATCCTCTAAAGATGTTACCGGCTCCAAAATGAACCCATTGGGGTGTTTCTATTGTCTTTTGGAGGACTTTGTCATGGTCAAAGGTTGGTAAGCTTACCCCTACTGCGTTCCATGAGGCTTTATTTTCTAAGCTTTTTCGACTTAATCGTAGCATCTTATTCCTCCTTTCTTTTATCAAGACTATCCCACACACCTAGCATATACATAACACCTAATGCGCGGTCGTATAACCCGTAACCGGGTCTACAATTTTTCTCTTCACCCCATAGATGGCGGCCATGGTCAGGGCGAATGTATCCTTTAAAATCATTATCGTGATAGGCTTTTAACACGTCATAGACATCCACATTGCCATCTTTACCTCGGTGTGATACTTCAATGAAATCACCGTTATCATATACTTTTACATTACGGATATGTGCAAAATGGATACGATCATGAAATTCACGGATAATAGCAGGTATATCGTTATCTAAGTTTGGTCCTAAAGAACCTGTACATAATGTTAATCCATTATAGGGGCTATCCACTAATTCAAGAAATCGTTTAATGTAATCCCGATTACGAATTATACGTGGTAATCCAAAAATGGGCCATGGTGGATCATCTGGATGAATGGCCATTTTTACATCACAGGCTTCACACACAGGGATAATCCTTTCAAGAAAATACTGTAAGTTATCAAACAGCATATCTTCCGTCATACCTTCATAGGCTTTGAATAAATCATCTAGTTTAGCCATACGCTCAGGTTCCCATCCTGGCATGGTGAAGTCACCTGCTCCATCTAGGATTCTCTGAGCCATTTTTTTAGGGTCATGTTGAATGGCATTTTTCTCATAAAATAAAGCATTGGAACCATCAGGTAATGCTTTGTACAATTCCGTCCTTGTCCAATCAAAGATAGGCATAAAATTGTAGCATATGACCTTCACGCCCACTTGTGACAGCTTCTTAATGGTGTCAATGTAGATTGCGATGTACTTATCTCGACTTGGTAAGCCCAGTTTAATATCATCATGCACATTCACACTCTCAACAACAGCTGGACTTAATCCTTTACTGGTTATTTGATCTACCACTTCTTGAATGCTTTCCATTTCCCATTCTTCGCCTGCTACTTTGTCATGTAATGACCAAACAGCGCCTGTAACCCCTGGAATTTGGCGAATATGGTCTAAGGTTATGGAGTCATTATTTTCTCCATACCATCGCCATGTCATTTCCATTGTATCCCTCCTTGTATTCAATCTAACAGTAACATGTTCATGTTGCTTTTAAATTCATTGAGATGCATCAATTTTTTAAAGCATAACTTGTATACAAGCTCTTATGGTATTATCATATAGTACAGATGGGACTTTTGTCAATGTCTATTTTTTTGTATTTGCTCTTTACCAATTGACCATTTTTATGTATACTGGATATATTAGTGTCGCTATCTATTATACGTATTGTTATAGATAATTATTTCGTTTAATCCAAATTAGCACAAACAACATGTTTTTAACGATATCTTGTATACCAGTTATTAAATGACTTATGATAAATATAATAAGATATGCGTTTAGTCATTGAAAACTCAATAGAAAGAAGGAAATCAAATTGGCAGCTATTAAGCGTGAAATCATACAGCTATTAAAAGAAGAAATATTAAGCCTGCAATTAAAGCCAGGTACAATCATAAGTGAGACCACATTATCTGAACGTTTTAAAATCTCCCGAACACCTATCAGGGATATTTTAAAACAACTGTCTGCTGAAGGATACGTGGATATCTACCCTCAAAAAGGCAGTGTTGTTTCTTATATTGACTTAGAATCTGTAGAGCAAATCATATATCTTAGAAGTACTTTGGAAAAAGAAATGATCAAAGAATTATCAGCATACATTCCTCTAAAAGGATTGCATCAATTGCATGATTTATTGACTTCACAAGAAGACTGTCTTAAAAAAGAGGATGCTTTTGGAAACTTTATGGCACTAGATGATGCTTTTCATAAAACGTTTTTTACCTTAACAGGGCGTTTATTTCTATGGGATATCATTCAACAGTTTAATGCTCACTATTTACGTTACCGTAAACTTCATATGCTGAAAAAAGAAAAGTTATCTGAGATTTTAAAAGAACACCAGTTAATCGTTTCTCACATTGTAGAAGGGAAAACGGAAGAAATTGACGCTCTTATTCATCATCACATTCGTGCTGATGTTAATTCTCTCTATTTTCAAGAACATTTTGCTGATTATATAAAAAAAGAAAAGAATTAATGTGATGAAAAAAGAAAGCATTTTTGCTTTCTTTTTAAAAATTTCTATGTCATTGCCTTCAAATTTCTATTAATCATGAATATTTTTCAATACGTCTAACAAAAATTCCCAAACCCTCCGCGTAGATGAAATGCTTAATCGCTCATCGGGGGTATGGACATCAAACATATTTGGTCCCAGTGCTACCATATCTAATCCTTCAATCTTTTCATCAAATATACCGCATTCAAGACCAGCATGAATGGCATTAACCAGTGGCTTCTTGCCATACTTTTCTTCATATGTCTTAATAAAAATATCCCGTAACTTAGATTCTTTTCGATATTCCCATTCTGGGTAGGCACCTGTAACACTGTATTTAGCATCGCATTTTTCAGCCAAAGTTAATAATTGATTGCTTATTAATGTCTTTAGTGATCCAACAGAGCTACGTACAGCAAACGTTATTTTTACACGTTCTTCATTGGTGTGAATGACTCCAAGGTTAAGGGAGCTTTCTACTAAGCCATCAATATCTGCACTCATGGTTTGAATACCGTTTGGTAGATTAAGCAATAAGAAAATCAGATTATCTGTTGACCCTTGCGCCAATGTTTTTACATGCTCAATATTGGGTTCTGTTAATTCAACAACAAGCCCAGTATCACTGGTCTTGTATTCATGTTGTATGCTCTTCGTGATGTTATCAAGTATAGCTTTGGCAGCATCTAATTGATTCCCTTTTACAACAAGATGGGCATAAGCTTCTCTTGGAATAGCATTATCCTTAGACCCACCAAAAACATCTATAATCTTTAAATCAATTTCCGTCTTAAGTGCATATAAGATACGTCCTAATATACGGTTGGAATTACCTCTACACTTATCAATTTCAGTTCCGGAATGACCACCTTTTAAGCCTTTTACCATAACTTTTAGGACATTGCCTTCGGCCTCTTCCCATACAGCAGGAATGCTAATAGATGCTTTTAGACCACCAGCACAGCTGACTGTGAATTCACCTTCTTCTTCACTGTCCATATTAATAAGGTATTTCCCTTGTATAGGAGAAGTATCCAGAGCAGATGCACCTGTCATACCCGCTTCTTCATCTGTGGTAATGACCACTTCCATGGGTGGATGAGGAATATCCTGTGCATCCAATAGCGCTAGACAATAGGCTACAGCGATACCATTATCAGCACCAAGTGTTGTACCTTCTGCTGAAATAAAATCGCCGTTCACTACTAAGCGAAGAGGGTCTTTTAAAAAGTCATGTACCGTATCAAAATTCTTCTCATTGACCATATCCATATGCCCTTGTAGAATAACGATTGGTGCATGTTCTAAGCCGCCTGTTCCAGGTTTCTTTATGATGACATTAAGGGCTTTGTCTTGTATCACTTCTAAATGTCTTTCTTTTGCGAAATTAACCAAATAGTCGCTAATTGCTTGTTCATTTCCTGAACCTCTTGGTATGTCACTGATGGCTTCAAAATACGTGAATACACCTTTTGGTTCTAATCCTTCTAAGATTTTACTCATATCAATCACCTTCCCAAACCATTATACCATTTAAAGGAAAATGCGTCATCCTAATTTTTAAAACTATGGATTGGGGATGGAATTCTTCCACCACGATTAACGAAACGCTCACAACCGTAAGGGTTAACAGGCATGATTGGCGCATATCCAAGTAAACCACCAAACTCAGCTGTATCACCTACATCTTTTCCAATGACAGGTATAATTCTTACGGCTGTGGTCTTTTGATTAATCATACCGATGGCCATTTCATCTGCAATAATACCAGATATGGTGGTTGCCTTTGTTTTACCAGGTATTGCAATCATATCAAGACCAACAGAACATACACATGTCATGGCTTCTAACTTTTCCAGAGTAAGAGCGCCTTTGTTTACCGCATTAATCATACCTTGGTCTTCGCTTACAGGTATGAATGCACCACTTAAACCGCCAACATAAGAAGACGCCATAACACCGCCTTTTTTTACATGGTCATTTAAAAGTGCAAGAGCTGCTGTTGTACCTGGTGCCCCCACATATTCCACACCAATTTCTTCAAGGATTTCTGCAATACTATCACCAATAGCTGGTGTTGGTGCAAGGGATAAGTCAATGATACCAAATGGCACACCAAGTGCTTTTGAGGCTTCTTTTGCCACCAGTTGTCCAACCCGTGTGATTTTAAAAGCTGTTTTTTTAATGGTTTCACACAATACTTCAAAATCCGAGTCTTTACAAGATTCAAGGGCCTTTTTCACCACTCCTGGACCACTGACCCCTACATTAATGACCGTATCATATTCGCTGACGCCGTGAAAGGCACCTGCCATAAAAGGATTATCATCGGGTGCATTGCAAAAAACTACAAACTTAGCACAGCCAATGGAGTCTGCATCTTTAGTCAGCTGGGCTGTTTCTTTAATGGTTTCACCAATTAACTTCACGGCATCCATGTTAATACCTGTTTTGGTAGAGCCTACATTAACCGAACTACATACACGTTCTGTTGTTGCTAACGCTTCAGGAATAGATTTTATCAGTGTACGATCACTTGGTGTCATACCCTTGTTGACAATGGCAGAGAACCCACCAATAAAGTTAACACCTACTTCACGGGCTGCTTGATCTAAAGTCTTAGCTATGGATACATAAGAATCTGTTTTGGTACTTGATGCAGCAATGGCTATGGGCGTAATGGATATTCTTTTATTCACAATAGGAATACCATATTTTTTCTCGATGTCTTCACCGACCTTAACCAGGTCCTTAGCTTTTGTTGTAATTTTTTCATATATATTTTTATTAAAGGTATCGATATCTGAATCCGCACAGTCCATGAGATTAATGCCCATTGTAATGGTTCTTACATCCAGGTTAAACTCCAAAATCATGCTGTTGGTTTCTAGTACTTCAAACGAATTAATCATATACTGCTTTTCATCCTCTCTTCACTTGCTGTAGGAAGGGTGTGCTTCTTGGTCCATGGCACTTTCCTTCCATACTATACCATGTGTATAAACATTAACCATAGCTTAGCTTCTCCTATGCTAGGGTTGATGTTTATATCTATAAACGGTGCATCTTTTTAAAGATATTTTCGTGCTGAAGCTTAATGGCTACACCAATTTTATGGCCTAATTGCTCCAAATCATCCACAACATCACTAAATGATTCTGTTATTTCACTGATATCCACCACCATCATCATATTAAAATAACCTTGAACAATGGTCTGAGATATATCCAGTATATTCACTTTATGCTTAGCAAGATAGGTACATACCTCCGCAATAATCCCAACTCTATCTTGTCCAACGACTGTAATAATTCCTTTACTCATTATA is drawn from Vallitalea pronyensis and contains these coding sequences:
- a CDS encoding aminoacyl-histidine dipeptidase; the protein is MSKILEGLEPKGVFTYFEAISDIPRGSGNEQAISDYLVNFAKERHLEVIQDKALNVIIKKPGTGGLEHAPIVILQGHMDMVNEKNFDTVHDFLKDPLRLVVNGDFISAEGTTLGADNGIAVAYCLALLDAQDIPHPPMEVVITTDEEAGMTGASALDTSPIQGKYLINMDSEEEGEFTVSCAGGLKASISIPAVWEEAEGNVLKVMVKGLKGGHSGTEIDKCRGNSNRILGRILYALKTEIDLKIIDVFGGSKDNAIPREAYAHLVVKGNQLDAAKAILDNITKSIQHEYKTSDTGLVVELTEPNIEHVKTLAQGSTDNLIFLLLNLPNGIQTMSADIDGLVESSLNLGVIHTNEERVKITFAVRSSVGSLKTLISNQLLTLAEKCDAKYSVTGAYPEWEYRKESKLRDIFIKTYEEKYGKKPLVNAIHAGLECGIFDEKIEGLDMVALGPNMFDVHTPDERLSISSTRRVWEFLLDVLKNIHD
- a CDS encoding PFL family protein: MINSFEVLETNSMILEFNLDVRTITMGINLMDCADSDIDTFNKNIYEKITTKAKDLVKVGEDIEKKYGIPIVNKRISITPIAIAASSTKTDSYVSIAKTLDQAAREVGVNFIGGFSAIVNKGMTPSDRTLIKSIPEALATTERVCSSVNVGSTKTGINMDAVKLIGETIKETAQLTKDADSIGCAKFVVFCNAPDDNPFMAGAFHGVSEYDTVINVGVSGPGVVKKALESCKDSDFEVLCETIKKTAFKITRVGQLVAKEASKALGVPFGIIDLSLAPTPAIGDSIAEILEEIGVEYVGAPGTTAALALLNDHVKKGGVMASSYVGGLSGAFIPVSEDQGMINAVNKGALTLEKLEAMTCVCSVGLDMIAIPGKTKATTISGIIADEMAIGMINQKTTAVRIIPVIGKDVGDTAEFGGLLGYAPIMPVNPYGCERFVNRGGRIPSPIHSFKN
- a CDS encoding ACT domain-containing protein codes for the protein MSKGIITVVGQDRVGIIAEVCTYLAKHKVNILDISQTIVQGYFNMMMVVDISEITESFSDVVDDLEQLGHKIGVAIKLQHENIFKKMHRL